Proteins encoded in a region of the Moritella marina ATCC 15381 genome:
- the fruA gene encoding PTS fructose transporter subunit IIBC has protein sequence MKIAIVTACPSGIASSLIAAGLLEKAATELNWQADIECHSSVAPMTALTEQQIAAAEYIVVAASTTIDDSRLIGKKVYRSAVEAVFTDAKTYLEQAIAKATELTMSNEVSSNDISSHASGVATTDADNCSKTIVAITACPTGVAHTFMAAEALEQEGQRLGHRIKVETRGSVGAKNQLSSAEIAAADVVIIAADIDIDLARFDGKKVYKTSTGLALKKTTQTLDNAFNDAQVYSHGKAPANAQDNTEKTGAYKHLMTGVSHMLPLVVAGGLAIALSFVFGIEAFKEEGTLAAALMTIGGGSAFALMIPVLAGFIAFSIADRPGLAPGLIGGMLASSTGAGFLGGIVAGFLAGYTAKLIAEKVQLPQSMEALKPILIIPLLASLITGLVMIYVVGGPVSAAMNALTEFLNNMGSANAVLLGIILGGMMCFDLGGPVNKTAYTFGVGLLASQTYAPMAAVMAAGMVPALGMGLATFLAKRKFNGSEQEAGKASFVLGLCFISEGAIPFAARDPMRVIPSCIAGGALTGALSMLFGAQLMAPHGGLFVLLIPNAITPVFMYLVAIAAGTLVTGVSYAVLKQADEKTVTA, from the coding sequence ATGAAAATTGCAATTGTAACGGCGTGTCCAAGTGGCATCGCAAGCAGTCTTATTGCGGCGGGTTTATTAGAGAAGGCAGCGACTGAATTAAACTGGCAAGCAGATATTGAGTGTCATTCATCAGTGGCGCCAATGACAGCTTTAACCGAGCAACAGATAGCCGCGGCTGAGTATATTGTTGTTGCCGCTAGTACCACTATTGATGACAGTCGATTGATTGGTAAAAAAGTCTATCGTTCGGCAGTGGAAGCAGTATTTACCGATGCTAAAACATATTTAGAACAGGCGATTGCAAAAGCAACTGAACTTACGATGAGTAATGAAGTAAGCAGTAATGACATAAGTAGTCATGCATCAGGTGTTGCGACTACAGATGCAGACAACTGCAGTAAAACGATTGTTGCCATTACAGCCTGCCCAACGGGCGTTGCTCATACCTTTATGGCAGCGGAAGCGCTAGAACAAGAAGGTCAACGTTTAGGGCATAGGATTAAAGTTGAAACCCGTGGTTCTGTTGGCGCGAAAAATCAACTGAGCAGTGCTGAAATTGCAGCTGCTGATGTGGTGATTATCGCGGCCGATATTGATATCGATTTAGCCCGTTTTGATGGTAAAAAAGTGTATAAGACCAGTACAGGCCTAGCACTGAAGAAAACCACACAAACGCTGGATAATGCCTTTAATGATGCGCAAGTTTATAGTCATGGTAAAGCGCCAGCGAATGCACAAGACAATACTGAAAAAACGGGGGCTTATAAACATCTTATGACAGGTGTATCACATATGCTGCCATTAGTGGTTGCGGGTGGTTTAGCCATTGCTTTGTCCTTTGTATTTGGTATTGAAGCGTTTAAAGAAGAGGGCACGTTAGCCGCGGCGTTAATGACTATCGGTGGTGGCTCTGCTTTTGCGTTAATGATCCCTGTACTGGCCGGTTTTATTGCCTTCTCGATTGCTGACCGACCTGGTTTAGCGCCGGGTTTAATTGGTGGTATGCTCGCGAGTTCAACTGGCGCTGGTTTCCTTGGTGGTATTGTGGCTGGTTTCCTTGCCGGTTATACCGCTAAACTCATTGCTGAAAAAGTGCAGCTACCACAATCAATGGAAGCGCTGAAACCGATTTTAATTATTCCACTTCTAGCCTCATTAATTACTGGTTTGGTGATGATATATGTGGTTGGTGGCCCGGTTTCTGCAGCAATGAATGCGTTAACTGAATTTTTGAATAATATGGGCTCGGCGAATGCAGTGCTGTTGGGTATTATTCTGGGTGGCATGATGTGTTTCGATCTCGGTGGTCCAGTGAATAAAACAGCTTATACGTTTGGTGTGGGTTTATTAGCATCACAAACGTATGCGCCAATGGCGGCGGTTATGGCGGCTGGTATGGTACCTGCATTAGGTATGGGGTTAGCGACATTCCTAGCGAAACGTAAATTTAATGGCAGTGAACAAGAAGCGGGTAAAGCGTCGTTTGTATTAGGTTTATGCTTTATTTCTGAAGGTGCTATTCCGTTTGCAGCCCGTGATCCAATGCGCGTGATCCCTAGCTGTATCGCTGGTGGTGCTTTAACAGGTGCATTATCTATGTTATTTGGTGCTCAATTGATGGCGCCGCATGGTGGTCTGTTTGTGCTACTAATTCCAAATGCTATAACACCGGTATTTATGTACTTAGTGGCGATAGCTGCGGGTACGTTAGTCACTGGTGTGAGCTATGCAGTGCTTAAGCAGGCAGATGAAAAAACGGTTACTGCGTAA
- a CDS encoding DUF3108 domain-containing protein → MLKVALCIFSCGLISFFVRAEDTAVCEQKIIYDIYINGFHTGELQRQIIQKGAELSFLTRSNMSILGIGTTFYQTSNSRYESQQKRYFTSEFYQVMTGFRNRTMKVNISANGLDSHVLLNDKITKYRSKQYLLQDMDTIIMQLQLNVRLGKTHFYTLRQATDEMELFEYQVVGKETLSTQNFGDLETIKVVEIQDRNVTFWFAPSLNYLMIKATNIKGWVLKGTTELKTYTDVCV, encoded by the coding sequence ATGTTAAAAGTAGCCTTATGTATTTTCAGTTGTGGGTTAATTAGTTTTTTTGTTCGAGCTGAGGATACCGCAGTTTGTGAACAAAAAATTATTTACGACATCTACATCAACGGTTTTCATACGGGAGAATTACAGCGCCAGATCATACAAAAAGGTGCTGAGTTGTCCTTTTTAACGCGTAGTAATATGAGTATTCTTGGTATTGGTACTACTTTTTATCAAACTTCAAACTCTCGTTATGAATCACAACAAAAACGTTATTTTACCTCTGAATTTTATCAAGTTATGACTGGGTTTAGAAATAGAACAATGAAGGTAAACATTAGTGCTAATGGATTAGACAGTCATGTTTTACTGAATGATAAAATAACAAAATATCGGAGTAAGCAATACCTATTACAAGACATGGATACTATCATTATGCAGCTGCAATTGAATGTAAGGCTGGGTAAAACGCATTTTTATACCTTGCGACAGGCTACGGATGAAATGGAGTTGTTTGAGTATCAAGTTGTTGGTAAAGAGACGTTATCGACGCAAAACTTTGGAGATCTAGAAACCATTAAAGTAGTCGAAATACAGGATCGCAATGTCACATTTTGGTTTGCACCATCGTTGAATTATTTAATGATAAAGGCAACAAATATTAAAGGCTGGGTTCTGAAGGGGACGACTGAGCTAAAAACTTATACTGACGTTTGTGTTTAA
- a CDS encoding GGDEF domain-containing protein, protein MRNIQKITIGIVIVTLVILVWYHFRANTKTYTVTPDKFHFANIDDSSKGGLSSSAIEIKDGKAYLTCSVVKESDYPWPYCELEISLSDNLIRGIDFSDYNKISLDIDYTTTHANKRLRVYIRNSHPAYTRVDEPTSLKFNGIEYPPGFGDGAIAIALDTFQVLTWWIADNGISIEHASPDFSNVPIIEIATASGVTEGEFEIVVNSIEFQGVWIEESTMLKGLLYTWLLLIIGFILYEQAKLHRRLKQSHKRAARLFKLNQNLNEKNIEFSELANRDPLTGALNRNAVQDWLKKMAQQVRWGNQNFSALFIDIDHFKNVNDKYGHQVGDDILREFVLVISTHIRSNDFLVRWGGEEFIVFFPETNGQQAMSRAETLRATIAAHHWCHNKPLTCSIGVAQMGEERITEMIARADEALYKAKGRGRNQVVCSQ, encoded by the coding sequence GTGCGAAATATTCAAAAAATAACGATAGGGATAGTTATCGTTACCTTAGTTATATTAGTTTGGTATCATTTCCGTGCTAATACTAAAACCTACACAGTAACACCTGACAAATTCCATTTTGCGAATATCGATGATAGTAGTAAAGGCGGCTTAAGCAGCTCTGCAATCGAAATCAAAGATGGTAAAGCTTACCTTACTTGTAGCGTCGTTAAAGAATCAGATTATCCGTGGCCCTATTGTGAATTAGAGATCAGTCTTTCTGATAACCTGATTCGAGGTATCGACTTCTCTGATTATAATAAAATCAGTCTCGACATTGATTACACCACAACACATGCTAATAAACGTCTACGTGTATACATACGTAATAGTCACCCAGCTTATACCCGTGTAGATGAACCTACCTCATTAAAATTTAATGGTATTGAATACCCGCCTGGGTTTGGCGATGGTGCAATAGCCATTGCACTTGATACTTTTCAAGTATTAACCTGGTGGATTGCCGATAACGGCATCAGTATTGAACATGCGTCACCAGATTTTTCCAACGTGCCTATTATTGAAATTGCAACGGCATCAGGTGTCACCGAAGGTGAATTTGAAATTGTCGTCAATAGTATTGAATTTCAAGGTGTATGGATAGAAGAGTCAACCATGCTCAAAGGGCTGTTATATACCTGGTTATTATTAATCATCGGCTTTATTTTATATGAACAAGCTAAGCTACATCGCAGGCTGAAGCAAAGCCATAAAAGAGCTGCTCGCCTGTTTAAATTAAATCAAAACTTGAATGAAAAGAATATTGAATTTTCCGAATTAGCCAACCGCGATCCACTGACTGGTGCATTAAACAGAAATGCAGTACAAGATTGGTTAAAAAAAATGGCTCAGCAAGTACGCTGGGGCAACCAAAACTTCTCAGCACTGTTTATCGATATCGATCACTTTAAAAATGTTAACGATAAATATGGCCATCAAGTCGGTGATGATATCTTACGTGAGTTTGTACTGGTGATATCAACTCATATTCGCAGCAATGATTTTTTAGTGCGTTGGGGCGGAGAAGAATTTATCGTGTTCTTTCCTGAAACCAATGGCCAACAAGCGATGAGTAGAGCCGAAACACTGAGGGCGACTATAGCAGCCCATCACTGGTGTCATAACAAACCGCTGACTTGCAGTATTGGTGTGGCACAAATGGGCGAAGAACGTATTACAGAAATGATCGCACGCGCTGATGAAGCTTTATATAAAGCCAAAGGCAGAGGACGTAATCAAGTTGTCTGTAGCCAATAA
- a CDS encoding phosphate-starvation-inducible protein PsiE, translating to MPSHLPKKFSRTFLKLFSYVEAVLLVAITLATIFAMANDFYHVYELRSVKLTDILLMFIYLEVLAMIQQFVVNGKIPVRYPVYIAMMAIARYVTLGMKELESVDVVWLSLAALVLATSTVIIRAGHFYWPYKSLADE from the coding sequence ATGCCATCTCACTTACCCAAGAAATTTAGTCGTACTTTCTTAAAGCTATTCAGCTATGTCGAAGCTGTACTGTTGGTTGCTATTACACTGGCTACCATATTTGCAATGGCAAATGATTTCTATCATGTTTATGAATTGCGTTCGGTAAAACTAACAGACATTTTACTGATGTTTATTTACCTTGAAGTATTAGCAATGATCCAACAGTTTGTCGTCAACGGTAAGATCCCAGTACGTTATCCTGTTTATATTGCGATGATGGCGATTGCTCGTTATGTTACGCTGGGCATGAAAGAACTCGAAAGTGTTGATGTGGTGTGGTTGTCACTGGCTGCATTAGTATTGGCTACATCAACCGTTATTATCCGCGCTGGCCATTTTTACTGGCCTTATAAATCATTGGCCGATGAATAA
- a CDS encoding M15 family metallopeptidase — translation MSKYWFKRLISVLVSTAFIPVSAANIAEISVSECKAMATAGVMSAAAPVQCDRLRQVLFDYIDFQGQQHNNGSIIVMDAVAPYIATIFERLYILKFPINKAQPIRHYQGDDDLSMADNNTSAFNYRPIAGKRSLSIHAYGLAVDINPKQNPFVEFGEQGSANFKPENGAKYANRMQFRYGKDQRQGFAEDVISTFADNGFLYWGGFWNTPIDYQHFQVSRNMANLMAAMSADNAAQFFAHYVQWYRTCKTSYPAAYAEHKVSDYTHYLENKLNSESLHKTFKLSPASVITAMQKALPLQTATMCIKK, via the coding sequence GTTCTGGTTAGCACTGCGTTTATACCCGTTTCAGCAGCAAATATAGCTGAAATATCAGTTTCTGAATGCAAAGCGATGGCAACCGCGGGCGTCATGTCAGCTGCAGCACCAGTGCAATGTGATCGCTTAAGACAAGTGCTGTTCGACTATATCGACTTTCAAGGGCAACAACACAACAACGGTTCCATTATTGTCATGGATGCCGTTGCACCGTATATAGCGACTATTTTTGAGCGCTTATATATCTTGAAATTCCCTATTAATAAAGCCCAGCCAATACGTCATTACCAAGGCGATGATGATTTATCGATGGCAGATAACAATACCTCTGCATTTAATTATCGCCCTATTGCCGGTAAACGTTCACTCTCTATTCATGCTTATGGTCTCGCAGTCGATATCAACCCCAAACAGAATCCATTTGTTGAATTTGGCGAACAAGGTAGCGCTAATTTCAAGCCTGAGAATGGGGCTAAGTATGCCAATAGAATGCAGTTTAGGTATGGTAAAGACCAACGCCAGGGCTTTGCTGAAGATGTCATATCCACATTTGCGGATAATGGTTTTTTATATTGGGGTGGTTTTTGGAATACGCCAATTGATTATCAGCACTTTCAAGTCAGCCGCAATATGGCGAATTTAATGGCGGCCATGTCAGCTGACAATGCAGCTCAATTTTTTGCTCATTATGTGCAGTGGTACCGAACATGCAAGACCAGTTACCCTGCGGCTTATGCAGAGCATAAAGTCAGTGATTATACTCACTACTTAGAAAATAAACTAAATAGTGAGTCGTTACATAAAACATTTAAGCTATCACCGGCGTCAGTCATAACGGCGATGCAGAAAGCACTACCGCTACAGACTGCTACTATGTGTATAAAAAAATAA